The Phaeacidiphilus oryzae TH49 region CCTCGATGCAGGCCTTGTCCTTCACGTCGACACAAGGCTGCGCGATGACGTAGGTCACGCTGGTGTTCCTCCTCATTCGGGCTGGATCGCGCGGGGAGCGCGGCGTCGTCGATGCCCGGACCTAGTATCGCGGTTTCGGGTCGTCGAATGCACAGGAGGTACCCCCATGACGGACCACGTCGGGCAGCGGCCTTCGGGCGGGGATACCCGGGGGTTCCCGGACTCCCTCGCCATCACCCCCTCTGACCTGGGGCGACGCGTGTCCGTTCGCCGGGTTCTCGACATCCGGGACGGGCGGCCGGTGTACGGCGACGTCCTCGGCACCCTTCTGGACTGGCGCGGCGGGCGGCTGGTCGTGGAATCACGGGACGGATCCCGGGTGGAGATCGCGGAGGAGTCGGTGGTCGCGGGGAAGATCGTTCCGCCGGCGCCGGTCCGCCGCGGGCGGCGCGCCGTCGCCGCGCATCTCGCCCCCTCGGCCGAGGAGCTCCAGGCGGTCGGCGCGCGGGGCTGGCCGGCGCTCGAGACGGCCCGGCTCGCGGCCCCGGCGGCGCCGTGGCTGCTGCGCGCGGCCCGGGGCTTCACCCGCCGGGCCAACTCGGCGCTGGCGGTGGAGGACCAGGCCGGCTCCGCCGATCTCGGTGCGACCGCACGCCGGCTGGTGGAGTGGTACGCCGACCGCGGCCTCCCCGCGCTGGCGCAGGTGGTGGACGGGAGTCCGGCGGCCGCCGGCCTGGAGGAGCTGGGCTGGGGCGCGGAGGGGCACGCCGTACTGCGGACGGCGCCGCTCAGCGCGCTGCTCACGGCGGGGAGCGAGGGGGCGGCCGGCAGGGGCGTCCGGTTGGAGCGGACGCCTTCGGACGCCTGGCTGGCCGAGTACGGGAAGGTGTCCGACCCGGAGACCGCGCGGGCGGTGCTGGCCGGCGGACCCTCCGTGTGGTTCGCCTCCGTCCCGGCCGGGGAGGCCGAGGGCGGGAACGGCGAGGACGGCGAGGACGGCTGCGCGGCGATCGGGCGCTGTGTGGTGGACGGCCGGTGGGCCGGTTTCGCCGCGGTGGAGGTCGTCCCGGCGGCCCGCCGCCGCGGGCTCGCCAGCACGGTGATGGCGGCGCTCGCCGAGCGCGCCGCCCAGGAGGGCGCGGACCTCGCCTATCTGCAGGTGGAGGCGGACAACGGACCGGCCGCCCGGCTCTACGACAAGCTGGGCTTCGCCGAGCACCACCGCTACCACTACCGGCGGGCCCCGCAGGACTGAGCGGAGGACGAACTGATGCCTCGTCAGCCGGACGGCGCGAGCTGCCCGGGCGAAAGCCCCCCGAGGCCTTAGAATCCGGCGGCATGACGGAGGAGAGCAGGGCGCGGTTCGCCGCACTGGCGCGGAGCCCCGAGCCGGACCTGGCGCGCCTCTGCCTCCTCATCGGCTGCGAGGCCGATCCGGGGCTCTGCCCCGGGGCCGCGCCGGAGGCAGGACCCGGCGAGGAGGCCGCTCCCGGCCCGGCCGCGGAACCGGGCTCCGACCTGCTGAACGACCTGACCGGCGACCTGGCCGGCGGCCTGTCCGGCGGCCTGTCCGGCGACCTGTCCGGCGACCCGGCCGACGACCTCGGCGGCGGCCTGAACGACCCGCTGGGCGCGCCCCCGGCTCCGGCGCCGACTGGGAGCCGGAGCCCGGCAGCGCCTTCGCCCGCCGCCTCGGCGAGCTGGACCGGCTGGCCGCCGCGGTCCGTGCGGCCGGCCCGCCCGGGGAGGCGCCGGCCGCGGTGGCGGCCCGGCTGGCCGGGGTGCTGGCCGGACGGGCCGAGTTCCGCGGCGGCTCCGGGGCGTACCGGCGGCTGGACTCCTCGCTGCTCCACCGGGTGCTGGAGCGGCGGCGCGGGCTGCCGATCCTCCTCTCCGTGGTCTGGGTCGAGGTGGGCCGGAGGGCCGGGCTGCCGGTCTACCCGGTGGCGCTGCCCGGGCACTTCGTGGTCGGGGTCGGCGATCCGGAGGGCGAGTTCGTGCTGGCCGACCCGTTCCACGGCGGGCGGCTCCTCACCACGGAGGACGCGGCGGCGATCTCCGCCCAGTCCGGCACCCGGCTGACCTCCGACCTCCTCTCCCCGGCCGAGCCGCTGGACATCGTGTTGCGGGTGCTGAACAACATCCGGGCCTGGGCCGCCGCCCGGCCGGAGCACGCCCGGGTGCAGCTGTGGGCGGTGGAGCTCTCCCTGCTGCTCCCCCGGCATCCGGCGCAGCTGCGCCTGGAGCGGGCGGAACTCCTGGTCAAGCTGGGCGACTTCCTGACCGGCGCGGCCGAGATGGAGGGGTTCGCCAAGATTCTGGACGCCTTCGACCCGGAGTCGGCGGCGCGGGTCAGGCTGGACGCGAAGGCCGCCCGTCACAGACTCAACTGATTACTGTTCCAGGCCTGTCACAGGAGATCGACTAACCTTCCCTGGGTGGTGGCCTGTCAGGCACCGTTCATCCCGTTCGTTGTACATCGATCTGTTCCCAGGGGGGCCTCATGGCCATGGAGCTACCGCACGCAGTGGTCAAGATCCTCGATGTCATCGGTGTCACCTGGCCAGAGATCAACGAGGACAAGGTACGCGAACTCGCGGACCACGTCAGGGACTTCGCCTCCAAGGTGGACAACTCCCACCAGGACGCGACGGCCACCCTGAAGCGGCTCTCGCAGGGCTACGAGGGCGCCTCCTACGACGCGATGATCGCCAAGTGGGCAACGATGTCGAGCTCCCACATGAGCGAGCTGCAGACCGCCTGCTCCACCGTCGCCACCGCGCTGGACGGAGCGGCGACCGCGATCACCGCGCTGAAGGGCGCCGCGATCGCCGAACTCGCCGCCCTGGGTGCCGCGTTCATCGCCGACCAGGCCGCGGCCGTCTTCACCTTCGGGATCGCCGAGGCGGCCCTGCCCGGCATCGAGCTGGCCGCCCGCACGCTGATGAAGAAGCTGGTCAAGGACCTGGAGGACAAGCTGGTCGGCGAGGTGGTGGAGGCCGCCATCTCGCCCCTGGAGGACACCGTCGCCAAGGCCGTCAGCGGGCTGGTCTACCAGGAGGTGTCGGCCGGGGTCACCGAGGCCGCCGGAGGCGCCGGCAGCGGCTTCCGGATCCACCCGGACATCGTCAGGACCGCCTCCGACACCATGCGCTCGCACGCCGAGGACATCGCCTCGCACGCCCAGCAGCTCTCCACCACGGTGGCCGGAATGAGCTTCGAGTGAGCGAGATCGCACAGATCGTCAAGGACGGCGCCCGGAGGATCGGGAAGTCGCTCGGCGAGGACGCCGGACGGGCCGTCAAGAAGCTCTACCACCAGACCGGGGACAACCTCGACCGGGTGGTCAAGAACCACGTCGAGAACGACGCCAAGCACGCCGACGACCTGCGGAGGCTGCACCGCGGCGAGGAGACCGAGCACGCCCCGAAGTCCCCGCACTCCCCCGGCGGCGGACAGGGCGGCGGCCACGGCGGCGGCGGGAACGGGCACTCCTCGACCCCCGCCGCGCCGAACAAGCCCGCCCCCGGCAGCCGGAAGCCGAAGCTGGACGGCATCGGCCCGGCCCGCAACCAGGCCGAGAAGCCCCACGAGTCCAGTCGCGACGAGGACTCCATCTGCCCCGGCGGCGAGCCGGTGGACATGGCCACCGGCCGGATGTTCATCGAGCAGCTGGACGTCTCCCTGCCCGGCGCCCTGCCGCTGCAGATCACCCGGAGCTTCGAGTCCGGCTACCAGGCCGGTCGCTGGATGGGCCCGCGCTGGGTCTCCAGCTTCGACGAGCGCCTGGAGGCCGACCAGGACGGCGTCGTCCACCTCGGCCGCGACCGCAGCGCCCAGGCGTACCCGCTGCCCCAGGCCGGCGGGCCCGCCGCCCGGCCGGCGGCCGGACCGCGCCGGGAGCTGCGCCTGCTGGCCGACGGCAGCCGCTACCGCCTCACCGACCGGCGCCTCGGCCTGGTACGGGAGTTCACCCCGCTGGCGGGCAGCAGCACGGCGCTCCTCACCCTGGTCCGGGACCGCTCCGGCAACCGCGTCGAGTTCGAGTGGGACGAGGACGGCGCCCCCGTCGCCGTCACCCACTCCGGCGGCTACCGGCTGCTGGTCACCACCGAGCGGGGCCGGGTCACCGCCCTGCGGCTGGCCGGCGCCGACCAGGACGGCCACGACGTCCTCCTGGCCCGGTACGGCTACCAGGACGGCCATCTGACCTCCGTCTACAACTCCTCGGGCAAGGCGCTGCGGTTCGCCAACGACGCCTCCGGCCGGATCACCTCCTGGACCGACCGCAACGGCACCGCCTACCACTACCGCTACGACGGCCACGGCCGGGTGGTGGACCAGGAGGGCTCGGACGGCTCGCTCGTCTTCCGCTTCTCCTACGGCGATCCGGACCCGGAGACCGGGATCCGGGTGCACACCGAGACCGACGGGCTCGGCCACAGCACCGAGTACCACGTCGACGAGCGCGCGCAGATCGTCGCCCAGGTGGACCCGCTGGGCAACACCACCCGCTTCGAGCGGGACGAGCACCACCGCCTGATCGGCCGCACCGACCCGCTCGGCCGGACCACCCGCTTCGACTACGACGCGGCCGGCGATCTGGCCGAGGTGGTCCACCCGGACGGCGAG contains the following coding sequences:
- a CDS encoding transglutaminase family protein, giving the protein MPRGRAGGRTRRGGRSRPGRGTGLRPAERPDRRPGRRPVRRPVRRPVRRPGRRPRRRPERPAGRAPGSGADWEPEPGSAFARRLGELDRLAAAVRAAGPPGEAPAAVAARLAGVLAGRAEFRGGSGAYRRLDSSLLHRVLERRRGLPILLSVVWVEVGRRAGLPVYPVALPGHFVVGVGDPEGEFVLADPFHGGRLLTTEDAAAISAQSGTRLTSDLLSPAEPLDIVLRVLNNIRAWAAARPEHARVQLWAVELSLLLPRHPAQLRLERAELLVKLGDFLTGAAEMEGFAKILDAFDPESAARVRLDAKAARHRLN
- a CDS encoding GNAT family N-acetyltransferase gives rise to the protein MTDHVGQRPSGGDTRGFPDSLAITPSDLGRRVSVRRVLDIRDGRPVYGDVLGTLLDWRGGRLVVESRDGSRVEIAEESVVAGKIVPPAPVRRGRRAVAAHLAPSAEELQAVGARGWPALETARLAAPAAPWLLRAARGFTRRANSALAVEDQAGSADLGATARRLVEWYADRGLPALAQVVDGSPAAAGLEELGWGAEGHAVLRTAPLSALLTAGSEGAAGRGVRLERTPSDAWLAEYGKVSDPETARAVLAGGPSVWFASVPAGEAEGGNGEDGEDGCAAIGRCVVDGRWAGFAAVEVVPAARRRGLASTVMAALAERAAQEGADLAYLQVEADNGPAARLYDKLGFAEHHRYHYRRAPQD
- a CDS encoding WXG100-like domain-containing protein, which produces MAMELPHAVVKILDVIGVTWPEINEDKVRELADHVRDFASKVDNSHQDATATLKRLSQGYEGASYDAMIAKWATMSSSHMSELQTACSTVATALDGAATAITALKGAAIAELAALGAAFIADQAAAVFTFGIAEAALPGIELAARTLMKKLVKDLEDKLVGEVVEAAISPLEDTVAKAVSGLVYQEVSAGVTEAAGGAGSGFRIHPDIVRTASDTMRSHAEDIASHAQQLSTTVAGMSFE